A genomic region of Danio aesculapii chromosome 21, fDanAes4.1, whole genome shotgun sequence contains the following coding sequences:
- the LOC130215270 gene encoding claudin-4: protein MASQGIQILGIMLSIIGWLGTIIACGMPMWRVTAFVGANIVTAQIIWEGLWMTCVVQSTGQMQCKVYDSMLALSQDMQASRAMVIISIMVGVFGFLMAVVGGKCTNCLEDEAAKAKACIFSGVVLIIAGLLILIPICWSAHTLIRDFYNPLLTASQRRELGACLYIGWGSGGLLLLGGGLLCWNCPSNDNKPYIAAKYTHGRSMTPTMNYV from the coding sequence ATGGCATCTCAAGGCATCCAGATCCTGGGCATCATGCTCTCCATTATAGGCTGGTTGGGCACCATCATCGCCTGTGGGATGCCCATGTGGAGAGTCACGGCCTTCGTTGGCGCCAACATCGTCACGGCCCAGATCATCTGGGAGGGTTTGTGGATGACCTGCGTGGTCCAGAGCACCGGACAGATGCAGTGTAAGGTCTACGACTCCATGCTGGCTCTATCACAAGACATGCAGGCCTCCAGAGCCATGGTCATCATCTCCATCATGGTGGGCGTCTTTGGGTTCCTCATGGCTGTGGTTGGTGGAAAGTGTACCAATTGTTTGGAAGACGAAGCAGCCAAAGCAAAAGCGTGTATCTTCTCTGGAGTGGTTTTAATCATTGCTGGTTTGCTCATTTTGATACCTATTTGCTGGTCAGCGCACACTCTTATCAGGGACTTTTACAACCCTTTGTTAACAGCATCCCAGCGGCGGGAGCTGGGAGCCTGTCTTTATATAGGCTGGGGGTCTGGAGGCCTCTTGTTGTTGGGCGGTGGGCTACTTTGTTGGAACTGCCCGTCCAATGATAATAAGCCCTACATTGCAGCCAAGTACACCCATGGTAGATCTATGACCCCAACAATGAACTACGTGTGA
- the cldnb gene encoding claudin b, which yields MASTGLQMLGIALAIFGWIGVIVLCALPMWKVTAFIGSNIVTAQISWEGIWMSCVVQSTGQMQCKVYDSMLALSSDIQAARALTVISIVIGVMGIFLSMAGGKCTNCIEEESSKAKVGITAGVIFIISGVLCLVPVCWTANAIIQDFYNPLVVQAQKREIGASLYIGWGASALLIIGGSLLCCHCPEKSDSGKYTAKYNATPRSEASAPSGKNFV from the coding sequence ATGGCATCAACCGGCCTACAGATGCTGGGCATCGCCCTGGCCATCTTCGGGTGGATCGGAGTCATTGTACTCTGCGCTCTCCCCATGTGGAAAGTCACAGCCTTCATCGGCAGCAACATCGTCACCGCACAGATATCCTGGGAAGGAATTTGGATGAGCTGCGTGGTTCAAAGCACTGGACAGATGCAGTGTAAGGTCTACGACTCCATGCTGGCTCTCTCCTCAGATATTCAAGCCGCTCGAGCTCTCACCGTCATCTCCATCGTGATCGGCGTCATGGGCATCTTTCTGTCGATGGCTGGTGGAAAATGCACCAACTGCATCGAGGAGGAGAGCTCCAAAGCCAAGGTTGGGATCACGGCAGGTGTGATTTTCATCATCTCCGGGGTGCTGTGTCTGGTCCCGGTGTGCTGGACGGCTAACGCCATCATCCAGGACTTCTACAACCCGCTAGTGGTCCAGGCTCAGAAGAGGGAGATTGGAGCGTCGCTGTACATCGGCTGGGGCGCCTCAGCTCTGTTGATCATTGGTGGAAGTCTCCTCTGCTGCCACTGCCCAGAAAAATCAGACAGCGGAAAATACACAGCTAAATACAACGCAACCCCTCGCTCTGAAGCCTCTGCACCCTCTGGAAAGAACTTTGTGTAA
- the cldn3d gene encoding claudin 3d: MASFGLELVGVTLSVLGWILNIVCCALPMWRVTAFIGTNIVTAQVYWEGIWMSCVVQSTGQMQCKVYDSMLALPADLQAARALVVVAIIVGVLALFVAIVGAKCTNCIEEEAAKARVMISSGAAFITASVLQLIPVCWSAHTVILEFYSPLVPEAQKMEIGASLYLGWAAAAMLLVGGSILCCSCPPKDETRYPPQSRIAYSAHHSVAPSTYNKRDYV, encoded by the coding sequence ATGGCGTCTTTTGGTTTGGAGTTAGTAGGCGTCACGCTTTCAGTCCTTGGCTGGATTCTCAACATTGTTTGCTGTGCTTTGCCTATGTGGAGGGTCACGGCGTTTATCGGCACCAATATCGTCACAGCACAGGTGTACTGGGAGGGTATCTGGATGAGCTGCGTGGTTCAAAGCACCGGACAGATGCAGTGTAAAGTCTACGACTCCAtgctggctcttcctgcagatctACAGGCGGCTCGCGCTCTGGTGGTGGTGGCCATCATTGTTGGTGTCCTTGCGCTCTTTGTGGCTATTGTGGGAGCCAAGTGCACCAACTGCATTGAGGAGGAAGCGGCCAAAGCCCGTGTGATGATCAGCTCTGGAGCGGCTTTTATAACTGCTTCAGTCTTGCAGCTTATTCCTGTGTGCTGGTCAGCACATACTGTTATTCTTGAGTTCTACAGCCCACTGGTACCAGAAGCTCAGAAGATGGAAATTGGGGCATCGCTCTATCTGGGCTGGGCTGCTGCGGCAATGTTGCTTGTCGGAGGATCCATCCTGTGCTGCAGTTGCCCACCAAAAGATGAAACGAGGTACCCTCCGCAAAGTCGTATCGCCTATTCAGCCCACCACTCAGTGGCTCCAAGCACCTATAACAAGAGAGACTATGTCTGA
- the cldn3c gene encoding claudin 3c isoform X2: MSMGLEIGGIALGIIGWIISIVACALPMWRVTAFVGTNIVTAQVIWEGLWMSCVVQSTGQMQCKVYDSMLALGQNLQASRAMTVIAIILAALGVMISIMGAKCTTCIKDEGAKANVMIASGITFIIAGILNVIPSSWVANQIIRDFYNPILTAAQYKSTPNMSMGLEIGGIALGIIGWIISIVACALPMWRVSAFVGANIVTAQVIWEGLWMNCVVQSTGQMQCKVYDSMLALGQDLQASRAMTIIAIILAVLGVMISVMGAKCTNCIEDEGAKAKVMIVSGIMFIIAGILDLIPSAWVANQIIRDFYNPMMTAQQREIGASIYIGFAAAALLIIGGAMLCCTCPPREKKYKPARMGYSAPRSVSAGYDKKDYV, encoded by the exons ATGTCGATGGGATTGGAAATTGGGGGCATTGCCCTGGGCATCATTGGTTGGATAATTAGCATTGTGGCTTGTGCTCTTCCCATGTGGCGCGTCACGGCCTTCGTTGGCACCAACATCGTCACGGCACAAGTAATTTGGGAAGGTTTATGGATGAGCTGTGTCGTTCAAAGCACTGGACAGATGCAGTGCAAGGTCTACGACTCAATGCTGGCTTTAGGACAAAACCTGCAGGCTTCCAGAGCCATGACGGTCATCGCCATCATCTTGGCTGCTCTGGGTGTGATGATCTCCATCATGGGTGCCAAATGCACCACTTGTATTAAGGATGAAGGTGCTAAAGCTAACGTGATGATCGCTTCTGGCATAACTTTCATTATTGCTGGGATCCTGAATGTCATTCCATCGTCCTGGGTGGCAAACCAGATCATTCGGGACTTTTACAACCCGATTCTGACCGCCGCTCA ATACAAAAGTACACCAAATATGTCGATGGGATTGGAAATTGGGGGCATTGCCCTGGGCATCATTGGTTGGATAATTAGCATTGTGGCTTGTGCTCTTCCCATGTGGCGCGTCTCGGCCTTCGTTGGCGCCAACATTGTCACGGCACAAGTAATCTGGGAAGGTTTATGGATGAACTGTGTCGTTCAAAGCACTGGACAGATGCAGTGCAAGGTCTACGACTCAATGCTGGCTTTAGGACAAGACCTGCAGGCTTCCAGAGCCATGACGATCATCGCCATCATCTTGGCTGTTCTAGGTGTGATGATCTCCGTCATGGGTGCCAAATGCACCAATTGTATTGAGGATGAAGGTGCTAAGGCTAAAGTGATGATCGTCTCTGGCATCATGTTCATTATCGCTGGCATCCTAGATCTTATTCCTTCAGCCTGGGTGGCAAACCAGATCATTCGGGACTTTTACAACCCGATGATGACTGCTCAGCAAAGAGAGATCGGGGCATCCATTTACATAGGCTTCGCTGCTGCCGCTCTCTTAATCATTGGAGGAGCCATGCTGTGCTGCACTTGTCCTCCAAGAGAGAAGAAGTACAAGCCGGCAAGAATGGGCTATTCTGCTCCACGCTCAGTCAGCGCTGGATATGACAAGAAGGACTACGTTTAA
- the cldn3c gene encoding claudin 3c isoform X1, with translation MSMGLEIGGIALGIIGWIISIVACALPMWRVSAFVGANIVTAQVIWEGLWMNCVVQSTGQMQCKVYDSMLALGQDLQASRAMTIIAIILAVLGVMISVMGAKCTNCIEDEGAKAKVMIVSGIMFIIAGILDLIPSAWVANQIIRDFYNPMMTAQQREIGASIYIGFAAAALLIIGGAMLCCTCPPREKKYKPARMGYSAPRSVSAGYDKKDYV, from the coding sequence ATGTCGATGGGATTGGAAATTGGGGGCATTGCCCTGGGCATCATTGGTTGGATAATTAGCATTGTGGCTTGTGCTCTTCCCATGTGGCGCGTCTCGGCCTTCGTTGGCGCCAACATTGTCACGGCACAAGTAATCTGGGAAGGTTTATGGATGAACTGTGTCGTTCAAAGCACTGGACAGATGCAGTGCAAGGTCTACGACTCAATGCTGGCTTTAGGACAAGACCTGCAGGCTTCCAGAGCCATGACGATCATCGCCATCATCTTGGCTGTTCTAGGTGTGATGATCTCCGTCATGGGTGCCAAATGCACCAATTGTATTGAGGATGAAGGTGCTAAGGCTAAAGTGATGATCGTCTCTGGCATCATGTTCATTATCGCTGGCATCCTAGATCTTATTCCTTCAGCCTGGGTGGCAAACCAGATCATTCGGGACTTTTACAACCCGATGATGACTGCTCAGCAAAGAGAGATCGGGGCATCCATTTACATAGGCTTCGCTGCTGCCGCTCTCTTAATCATTGGAGGAGCCATGCTGTGCTGCACTTGTCCTCCAAGAGAGAAGAAGTACAAGCCGGCAAGAATGGGCTATTCTGCTCCACGCTCAGTCAGCGCTGGATATGACAAGAAGGACTACGTTTAA